The sequence below is a genomic window from Uranotaenia lowii strain MFRU-FL chromosome 2, ASM2978415v1, whole genome shotgun sequence.
AAGGTATCGTTTTCACTGCCAAGCGCTTTTCCACTGACTGATCCCCAGCTGTTGGCTTTCGGGGCTCTGCTGCTGTGAGAGAATCGGaaaaagtttattaatttttcgcaGCAAGCTTTTTGCGGCAACAGTTTTTCGGGATGTGTAGAGAAGTTATTGATGGCGAAAGGCCGGCGATCATGGCCGCCTTATCCAATGGTACCTTTCgagttttcaaacaaaacagACTCATCGAATTCAATAATGTTGtgcttgaatttttaaattatatcgaAGTGTTTAGGATTacgaataaacaaatttttgttagGCTTAACACGAAGTATATATTTTATGCGGCTTTTAAATAGTACTCAGTCATAGTTAAGCCTTGGTTTATGTTGTATTctccattagactgagtcgatttgcggtcatttttgaatttctcaaaccctgggttctaaaaagcttctttttggttcaaatctcatccatgattttttgtagaatttttaagttacgtttacatgagtaaatttgaacttttatgtttgtatgggaaaattgaatattttgtactgaaaaatcaacatcacttttgtttcttctatgtAATCAAGCCTACTCATGGtttatgtgccaatttataaaattcctaaaggaaattttccgctgaacaactttgtcgaaggtcgtaacttcgtatcttattagacaaaaaagttattagctgttttacaggggtatgtcttttcgcactgatgaacaataaattcaattgacatcactgcagggtgcctagcgaggtattgcgtgactacatttcatgcaatacttcgcgaggctcaagcagtgctgtcaattgaatttgtcgttaatcaatgcgaaaagacatacccctgtaaaacagctaataacttttttgtctaataagatacgaagttacgaccttcgacaaagttgttcagcggaaaatttcctttaggaattttataaattggcacataaaCCATGAGTAGGCTTGATTacatagaagaaacaaaagtgatgttgatttttcagtacaaaatattcaattttcccatacaaacataaaagttcaaatttactcatgtaaacgtaacttaaaaattctacaaaaaatcatggatgagttttgaaccaaaacgaagctttttagaacccagggtttgagaaattcaaaaatgaccccaaatcgactcagtctaatactccattttacgttttttttctgtagcaAAAACTTTCTGATCTTTATGATTGCATCAAAACTGTatcttgtgaattttgtcaatgattTAATGGGTATCCGgcaaagtttagaaaaaaattttacatgaatATGTTAAATAGTGTACTTGCACTAAAGTTCATATGGGTAAATGCTCAATGCCCTTTAAACTTGgaacttctataatttttattcattctctTAAATTCACAGCAGATTATGCAATACTTTGGGGGTCTGTTTTGGACGTTGAATAACgtttaaaaacattatatatatatagatcaaATCCTGATATTGATTCTTGCAGCGATGGGGCTTGTGataaagctcagttggcaagtctgttgtctcctgagccaatgtccgcgagttcgagcccaagagtaaacatcgaacacagttgtaccggataagtttttcaataacaatccgccaactgcaacgttgataaaatcgcgaatgccataaagatggtaaaacgacaataaccgaaacaaaaaaaaattcttggagcGATATGTATTCAATGgagcaaaaatttattaaattttgttcttcATCTTACGATTACGGAATGgattaagaaaatataaacgaattttcaaattaaggaTCATGACCTTTAGATTCTGGAATCAGAGAAAGAACTCGTGAATCATACGAATTGAAGGACTTGGGAGTAGTTctgatttagttctgatttattgtttatttgatacaaaatcatctgacatatttaggtgtcttaatgatctacttaataTTATTTGTACATTACATGATACTTTTCCTAATTTCTCAGTTGGTCTCTTAAGTCAGATTCAATACGGCGtttgaaagttgaaatggaAACATTGAAGTCGAAGACAGTATAATAACGTAGAAAGCATATTTTTGCGGAACGGAGAGGGTCGTTACTGCCATATCGCGTGCTTCTAGGTTCCAGGGAGAGCAAGTTTCTATTACGTagggttctttctggagcataaatattacagcgaGATAGTAGCCAGGAGCAGTCAATTTCGTTCCGAAGAATCTTTGCCACAAACagcgattgaccgatggaacgacGATCCGACAGCTTATGAAGTCCAAGCAGAGCACAACGATGAGCGTATGGTGGTAGGTTTAAAGGATTCTCCCAAGGTAGTTCACGAAGAGCATAACGAACGAACCgacgttgaattgcttcaaaacgcgctgtccatgaagcttcaaaaggccaccatACTAGGTTCGCAGATTCCAATGTTGATCGCACCAGGCAacaatacagagctcgcaagCAGAGTGGATCAGTGAATTCTTTACTCAAACGTATAATAAATCCAAGCATTCGGTTAGCTttctcgagtaccacagagtaatgccgcttaaaagtcatttgactgtccaacaaaacgccaagatcctttatctcCTCAACACGATGCAACTGCTCGCCCAGAATATCGTAATTATGAATGAATGGATTTTTCCTACGCCCAAACGTGATAATACAGCACTTCGTAACGCTCAAAACTAGTAAATTATTGGCGCACCAGTTTACAACTGTGTCCAAGAAGCGTTGTAGTTCATAACAGTCAGCTTTACTGTTtatgactaaaaatatttttaagtcgtCCGCGTACAGGAGAACTCCACATCCAATGAGCAATAAATTGATATCATTACAAAACAGCGTAAACAACAATGGACCCAAATTGCTGCCTTGGGGTACCCCAGACTTTGGAATGAAGTCAGAAGATTCAGCTGAACCAATTTTCACAGCCAATCGACGATCTCTTAagtagcttctgatccacgcACACAATCGTTCGGAAAATCCCAAtcgatgcaattttttcagaagAATATCGTGGTTTACAGAATCAAATGCTGCGGAAATGTCGGTATATATCGCGTCGATTTGTTTGCCAGCATCCATATTTGATATGCAAAAGGATGTAAAAACCatcaggtttgaagttacagagcgtttaggaaaaaatccatgctggttctcagagatccagttccggCAAGCCGAAAACATGACATCGTTGACAATCCTCTCAAATACtttcgagcaggcagctagcgatgtgacaccaCGGTAGTTAagaacatcttttttgtcaccttttttgtacaCTGGGCTcattaacgattttttccagatGGTGGGAAATTTTTGCTGTTCTAGAGACTGGGTGAAAATGCTTGTCAGAGGTTTCACCAGTAATGAGCAACACTTTTTCAGTACGCACGCCGGTATGCCATCCTGTCCGGCTGTCGTGGAGTTTTTCAGATTAATTATTGCCTCTAACACCATTTCCTCGCTTACAGCAAAAACATCCAGATCCAGCACATCGATGGGTAATCGTGTTACTGCGGCATTCAATTGACTAGCGGTTGGCGATTCGACTGAAAAAACACTGGCGAAGTGCGTCGCAAAAAGGTCGCATTTTTCGTCAGCTGACATGGCAATACGATCATTTAGTTGGAGTACAGCTGGGAGCCCAGACTCTTTTCGTTTGGAGTTTacaaatttccagaacttttttggATTGCGACGAAGTTCAGTCTGAGTACGATGCACATAACGACGATAGCAAAGTCGGTTGTATATCCGGTAACATTTAGTAGCCgcgttcaatttgattttcacgAATGGGCACCTGGAGTTACTAAACTTCCGTAGCAATTTCGATCGTGTCTGTTTCAACCGCTTCAAGTGAGCATTAGTCCAAGGAGGTCGAAGAGGAGGCCGCACCAGGGGTACGGATTTATCAAAGGCGTCATCCAGGATTGCTTTAAATATACAAACAGCTACATCAACGTCAGTACAACTTTGGATTTCAGACCAGTCAGCTTCAGATAGAACACGGTTCATAGTATCAAAATCCGCCCGATTAAAATCACGGGCTGATACATCGAAATCTTCAACAAAAGTGATAGGATTcgggaagaaaatttcaaattccaaaggAGGGTGATACACGTCTATCGGCACAATGAAATCACTGGCTTCGATAATGGGACTGATCGAAATAGAATCATCTGAGAAAACCAAATCCAGCGTTCGGTTTTGAGAGTTTCGTATCCCGTTTCGTTGACTAACTCCATTCAATGTCGTTCCATCCAATAGTGTAGCACTAGCAGAATTTATCATGGAAGAAGATTCCAACACCATGTTGTTGCTCTGACCCGGAATCCAGAACAATTGCGATTGGTTAAAGTCACCAAGAAGAATTACATTACATTCAGGGTGTTGTAGTCTAGCATCTGATAATGCATCAACATGCAAATCGATAATTGTACAATCGTAACTTTTTTCCGGCGGTACATAAGCTGTTCCGATCAAAAATGAGCCGTGATCATTTGACACTCTCACCCACAAACTTTCTATGCTATTAATATTAAAAGCTACGATTGATGAGCTAAGCGTGCTTGAAACCGCTATGAGGACCCCACCACCTCTACTACGACGACTATTGGCACTACTTCTGTCACAACGAAATACGTTATAGTCAGAACTGAATAGCTGACTTGACGGTACGGATGAATCGAGCCAAGTTTCGGTGAATGAGTAGATTTCGAAACCGAGCTCTGATGAAGCAACGAAGCATTCAgtgattttggatttcaaaccACGCACGTTCTGGTAGTACAGCCGCAGACCATTAGATGAATTAGATGCGTCAGTTATTTGTCGTGATGTGTTCCGATGATCGTTGGGACGAGTTCTGGAAGTTGAGAGGCAGTCACTGAACGCAACGGAAGCTGAAGAAGGGTACTTGCCTGACTgcacaggctggagagccccATTGCCTActtcgaacacagggccgggacgactgttgacgctggctggaaactgcgcgactgtgacgaagggctcTGGGGCCTCCCTTGTGCTTGGTTCGTTGCATCCCGGTAATCCAATCGGCGAAATAAcagcaaaattttcagttgAGCGAACATCCAATTCATCGAGAGGTCCTTTTACAGTCTTCCTTGCATGCAAGCGATAATCGAATACGAGAAGTCTGGAAGGGGTAGGGCAGTCACTGGacgaatcaaaattaaaagaaggATACTTGCCTGACGAcacaggctggagagccccgttgccttcttcgaacacagggccgggacgactgttgacgctggctggaaactgcgcgactgtgacgaagggctcgGGGGCCTCCACTGTGCTGATTTCGATGCGCCCCGGGAATCCAATCGATTTTTCGGCTATGTTGTGTGTAAGAGGAGAATGCCACTGATCCAACGCGTATGTAATGGAGCTAGAAAGCATGTTTGTGTGACTGGGTGAAGTGCTCGAATGGAATAAATACTTGCCGTAGCATATTGCCGTAGTAATATTGctatctgtttgcttgtggcgttagatGAGTTCAGCTGTGATGCTATCCTTCTAagccgacttgttgctattcagctggtGAAAGGTtcccttaacttcactcatcattgggagtggctcctctacgccGTTTGGTATACCGGCGATGAGCCTTCCCTCACCGTCTTGGTCTCCTGCATGTgtgccgttcaggtgttcacaaagtgctgcttccactttttgatcacctcacgattgtccgtcaggatgcccccgtccttattccggcacatttcggcttgcagcatgaagcctttgcgggatgcgttgagtttctgatagaactttcgtgtttcttgggaacgatgcagctgctccagctcctcgagctcctccggGCGGCCCTTTATTTgtaaattcggactcgctgcttTTACAGCTCTCGGTGATTCTGCACTTTTCAACGGGTGCTTCTTCGCACTACTGCTGCCCGCACGgcgttctcttcgtccatcaccctccaaCACTCGTCATCAAACCAGTCGTTTCACATGCTCGATGACGTTCACCGCAACGCTGTTGTTGGCTGCCTTGACAGATTGGTACGGTTATCTCCAAGAGTACTTGTGTGGTAGGTGGTTCTGGAAAAAGGAACTACTTAAGGCCATTCGTTTCAAGTTGGCAAAATCTATAAGTCTGAGGcagttttcgttggtcagctggagCGCGCtaaacctt
It includes:
- the LOC129742145 gene encoding uncharacterized protein LOC129742145 — encoded protein: MRVIEWWLIDQRMCRLTIEEGRIFNISIIKLRSPQLGSIGDGKDALRWSSGKYPSSASVAFSDCLSTSRTRPNDHRNTSRQITDASNSSNGLRLYYQNVRGLKSKITECFVASSELGFEIYSFTETWLDSSVPSSQLFSSDYNVFRCDRSSANSRRSRGGGVLIAVSSTLSSSIVAFNINSIESLWVRVSNDHGSFLIGTAYVPPEKSYDCTIIDLHVDALSDARLQHPECNVILLGDFNQSQLFWIPGQSNNMVLESSSMINSASATLLDGTTLNGVSQRNGIRNSQNRTLDLVFSDDSISISPIIEASDFIVPIDVYHPPLEFEIFFPNPITFVEDFDVSARDFNRADFDTMNRVLSEADWSEIQSCTDVDVAVCIFKAILDDAFDKSVPLVRPPLRPPWTNAHLKRLKQTRSKLLRKFSNSRCPFVKIKLNAATKCYRIYNRLCYRRYVHRTQTELRRNPKKFWKFVNSKRKESGLPAVLQLNDRIAMSADEKCDLFATHFASVFSVESPTASQLNAAVTRLPIDVLDLDVFAVSEEMVLEAIINLKNSTTAGQDGIPACVLKKCCSLLVKPLTSIFTQSLEQQKFPTIWKKSLMSPVYKKGDKKDVLNYRGVTSLAACSKTPKVLHNLL